The genomic region AGACTCTTGAAAAAGTATATTGGATTTTTAGTGACATCAGTGAATGCAAAACACTGATACATTTTGGCCGATAAACTAATTGAATCCCTAAACATGACATGAGTTTGGAAGGGAGAATAGGTgaattaatgtaattttaaattaatttttctcttcatctcaAGGGGTCCTTGTAAATGAAGTGCCGTTAGAGTAAGATTTTAGAGTGGTGATTGATGTTGTAGGGTAAGAATTTGATGGATTTAAGTGATTATTTTACCTAGAATATGCTTGTGTTGGTAGTTGTCGTCTATTTTATTTGGACACAGCAGCAATATGTCAACAATACGAAAACATACACTTCACTCTAATCTGGAGCACAATCCATGTTGCCTCCTATGGACTTTAACATAGGAGGAAATTACCTTGTGATTTTTCTAATGATGTTCTTAAAATAAACCTTACTCATTAGAATATAGAAAAGCTGGATTCATAAAAGTCTTTCTccgaaggaggaaaaggaggaggagggggataaGGAagaagcagcaacagcagcaatcATCAAAACGTTCAGTGCAGTAATAAGAGACAAAACAGCCCCAGGTGTGCCCATCTCGATAGGATTGCCTGTTAAGTATACAGAGGGCAGCAGGACCTTGAACCCCATTTTTCTGATAACAGACCCTTAGAAGTTCTGAGATTCTAAAGGATGGACCCAAATATGCAAATAAGCTGGGGTTCAAAAGCAAGTTTGACTCAGGCCctaatgtgaaaatattttcatttttagataaCTTGCCAATGATGGATGAAGTATTATGgaaatgtagccaatcctcaatCTCAGCCCAGTCCCTACCTACTTTATGAAACTGTACTTAAACCAAGAGATAATTAGTTAAAAGCAACTCAGATTTCTGtgggggttttttcccctcttcctcctttacTTCTCTTTACCTTTGTTCCTCTTCTTTGGTTTTCCAGGCTCTTGTTTATCTCAAAGAATAACTGTAAATGTTAGCATTGATTAATATCTTCATCAGCAGTTTCCTGGTGTGAATCCCAGATGACTCTCATCATTTACTCAAGTATTTCTTTATGAAATGTTGGATGTCAGCAAATGACCCTCTGAAAGAAGTACAACGTTTTCTTAAAAAAGGCAACATTTAATACCCGCAGTGAAGATGAAGTCATACATGCAGATATCCATTTGCCTTTTTCTCTTGGGGGAGtggattttcttctagaagcaaGAGAAATTTTATGACCTGGTATTTTAAGAAAGAAGTTAGGATTATATATATGCTCTATTAATCTCAAATATTATCAGTCTTCCAGTTTAACTGTGGCAGAATGCATTGCTATAATCTACAAATGCATGCTTATTAACAAAGTGATTTTCTTTTAGGTAAGATGGGTATTTCAGTGGGCATTGGTGAAAGCAAAGGCttgatggaattttaaaatggctTGTTATTTTAAACAGGTTATGTCTATTTCATCATGTGGTCTACTTTATCATGATTTCtgatgggaagaaagaaaatgaagaactgTTCATCATTTTTCAGGTAGTAAATTCCCAAGAGTAGATACTTGTAAGTTGTATATTAGCAACCTGAACTTTAGGAGGAGAGTATGGttcgttgtttgttttttctagcATCAGTGATGGTCATTTTAGACATATTGAAAGTACATTTTACtggcttgcttatttattttaaaaataactccccaattaaaatttattccttcatttgcaCTAACATAGTACTGATTACATGTCTACCTTGTTTGTTCTTAGTTGATCACAAGACTGTCTCCTACCTCTACACAAAGCTGTAATCACCTTGAGGTCTAGAACTGtaccttattcattttcatgCTTATAAAAACCTGGCTCAGTGCTTGTTTCATGGATGTTCAGTAAATAATTGCTGAGTGTATTCTGATtactgctgctctgtttccatttttactGGTAGTGTTTTGGTAGTCTTCATAAAATGAAACTTTGAAACGGTTTCGTGCCAGTATCTAGAATTAAAATGGGTCATGTCAAGAAGGTTACATATTAGAAAGAACGTGgcatttgaaatcagaaagacTTGAATCAGGCAATCTGGGAGGTCAGGGCCTTTCAAACTGTGGATCAGGAGACCTTGGGTACAGTTAGTGGGGcatgtctgaaatatttttaaaataataaaatataacattttaaagaaataggcTAGGAAAGGATAAAACATTTCATATTACTTCAAGAATCTTTTTGTTTCAAAGATAGATGTTTGTGTGcttttgcctgtgtgtgtgtgatgtaaaACTTGGTCacaatttaaaatgcagatttttgtcaaaaaaagtttagaaaacaGTAAGCTTTGGATATTTGAACGTTTCATAATAGTTCTGAGCCTTgaatttcttatctgtaaaatagagtcAAATGATAACTCTTTTGAAGGTCTATTCTGAAGACTAATGGtactaatatatgtaaaatactttACATAGTACCTGATTTACATAGGAGACATGCAAAAGATGCTGCCTTTTACTAAAACTAATccatttaaaagttaattaagATCTATTCAAGTGTACACAGGACTGAGTTAAGACTTTAAATCCATACAACTaactttcaaaatactttctgatttgaaaaacaatgatcttaaaaaaattaatcagcaAGGACATTGCTTAATTAATTCACtctgtttattgatttttctttgagATCACTGCTTTTCAATTCAATAGAAGTATTTTTATTTACCAATCCATCTACTCAAGTAATATATTTAGAAGctggaatatatccaaaggaacaTGACAGAAATTTTTAGGTGATTCCAAACTTCTCCAACGAGGAGCAGTTATAGAATCTGGTGAACGCCTACAAAAGAGACTATTTCagatgacattgatttcatataTTAAAAGGATTGTTGTGTGCCAAAGAAAGTAGGTGTGTTCttgaaaaaaggaagaatgaagacCAACTTTTTGGAAGTTATGGAATAATAGAGTTCAactcaaaataagaaacaaagaatTATACCTAAGTCTGGTCCTGAAACATCATAGCTACATTAGAAGTGATGTTCCTCTGAGAAGGGCGAGTGAGTGTGGTGGGATTTGATATCATGCACACTgtctttttagtttaaaaatttggTGAATTTTGATTGGCTTTTATGGGTTAGAAATCCTGATACACCATATACTGAACCTTTATGTTGAGCAGCCCCATATGACATATGCATATGAGATATGTTTTTTGCATAAATGGATCTGAAAGCTCAGTCCAGCAGAAAATACTGAGGAGTTTGCTAATTTTTATCTCTGCAGGAATCCATGCATTTATCAGGTCAGTTCCCATCTTTCACAGGCATTTAACTGCTTATCCCTGGCTTTACTCtgaatttcttccttcattttgtcAATTACTTTTGTCTTTAGTACTTAATTAGAAACAAAAGTAGAAAAGATGTCAATCTATTGGTCATTTTTAGTAACTCTACTGGATGTAAGCCCTGGTACAAATGTAGACAAGGTTTGGGAAATGATATGAGCATAGGAACACCTATAAAGAAGAAGAATACTGGGAGACGAACTGATGATGgctggaaggggagaggagacTATCGAAAATGATGATTAGTCTTACCTAGAAGCCGACCAAGAAAGGGAGACCTAcaggggaagatttttttttttctttttctgtagccTTTGGAAAGGCTTTGGGTGGCTTTAGATCTTGTTGGGAAAACGTAAAGGATATCCTCATTCATAATGTAGTCTTAGTAGCTGAAAATGACTCTCCCCTCTGAAACAGTTTATAGACGAGAAATTGAGTTGTACTGTATGTAAGCTGATTTGCCTAATTAATATAGAGCTAAAATCAGAACATATATATTATTTGACTTTGAATCCTGTATTCTAATACTAGTCCTGATGGATTACTGCCCTGAAACATTTTCTCTGAGTCTGATGGCCTCAGGCAGCTGAACCTTGTCTCTCAGGGTTTTAGCTGTGGATTGTAATTACGTTGGGAATCTTCTATTTCCCACTATCAGTAGTAATGGAGAGTAGCTTGTCAGAATGGACCATAGAGCTGAATGAGGCCTTAGAGATCTCATTGagaaattttcaaatgttattttaaaagtgaaaccCTTTGTTCAAACAATATTTATGTAATAACAGcttaatatataaaacagacCAGAAAGAGGATTAGGGGACCTAGACCACCGCCTGTCCCTACCTCCCACTCCCACCGCAGTACAACCACGAGGCTCCCAATCTTCATGTTTCCAAGAaacatgataatttaaaaaaaaaagtctatttgaTTGCCTTTCTTTTACAACCAGAGTTTCTTTGAAtgcagaagaaagaggaaattatTTTAGGACATCTTAGGAGAAAAATCCACTATCTCAAATATGGCAGAAACAGCCTTTAGGAATGGATTTCAGTGAGCATGACTCCACAGGAGTCCAGGGGAAGGGAAGATGTGAAACATGAGGAAATGGGCCCTGATGCTGCCCCAAATGGACGTTTATAAATATTAATCAACTCAAGAGTACAATTGACCAACCATTTCTAGTACCTTTCCTAAAGAAAACAAAGTctgtgaaaataaatgtatttctctGAATATAAACACTTGTTAGTgctgatttaaaataattttgtataggTGCATTGTAGCAGCTGCAGCAATGGCTTTTTCCAGAGAATTCTGCAAAATAGCAACAGGTTTGGACAAGCCATCCTATAGTTTCATAGGGCAGCGTCTCTAAAGAGGCTggttttcctttcatgtattatCTGGAAATCAGTTGGAGCCTCCAGAGCCTTCTTAGGATAAGGTTCAGTGATTTTTGGATACGGGAAATGGAGGGGCCAAGATCAAGTAATCACAATTTACGTAGTGACAGCTCTGAGAACTTAGTCCCAAGGCCAGGTTTAGTGGTTACTGATGTTTTTAATGATTACATTGCCAGTGAGCTCATGTCTTATAATTTCCTGAGACCTGAGACTCCCTCATGTGATGGCATATTTATAACCTGTTTCAATGTTTTTTTCGTCCTGAATCCATGACTGAATGTTTAATAGTATCTGCTATTTCCTTGTCTGAAGACTCGTCTTGCCCAGTTTCACTTACCAACTTAGCACATGGAGGTAACTCTCCCTCAGGAAGAAAGTAAGTCTGTGTGCCAGTCGTGCCAATCACCAGCACATTTTTCTTCAGGTCAATGGAACATTGATGTCTCTTGAGCATATCTAGCCCTAGAAGCATGTCCATGGGCTGCTCCTCAAGTATAGAGAAAGAGCATTGTAAGAAATCACCTTCAATTTGAATCtgagctaggtgaactcggccaaTAATTCTCTGCATGCCCACACCTTTAGCAATCCCAGCCCATCGTCGGTCCACCAGCCGTATGATATTACATCTCTCGGCACAAGCTTGGCTCATAATGGTCATTTGGGCACCCGAGTCAACAAAAGCCTTCAAAGGATGTCCATTCACTTTGCAGTTGATGTAGAGCATGGCCACTTGTCCAAAGCTCTCTGGAACCTCTTCCATCGCTATATTCATGTTCTCCTCAATGTTCTGCAGCCGGATCTCTTCCTCTATTTTGGCCTGAGCTTCCAAATCAAACGGGTCGGCAGAATAGAGGCTAagtctctcttgctctctcaggGACCTTTCCCTTTGCTGCTCCATCAGGACCTGAGAAAAGGTCTCCAGGTTTCTGCTGAGCAGGGCTTCGGCCAAAGCAGGATTGCATTCCTTCAGCAGGGACAGATCGTGGGGGTTGGAGAGCAGCATGCTTCGGATCAGGGCGGGGCTGTCCAGCCCTTGAGCAGAGGTCATCTTCTTTCCAGAGTCCAGGCCTTGGGACTGCTGGGCCGACTGTGCCTGCTGGTGCTGGTGGTGCTGCCGGGAGCTGGATGTCCCAGGCACGGCTGTCCCGGTGAAATCGCTCTGAGGCAGGCTGGATGTCTGGCCCGGAGGCCGGGGCCCCACGTTCTCCTTCTGGAGTAAAACGACCACGTCGCCGTCTTTGAGGCCATAGGAGCCCAACGAACAGTGGTCGTCGGCAAGGAGTCGCTCCGTGTAGACAATCTGGATCTCCTCGGCGGGGATGCCGGACTCAAGCTCACAGAGGACACGGAAGTTGTGGAGCTCAAAGTCAGGGCTGACCTGGAGGGAGAAGGTGGCCTCGGAGAGGTCCCTCCGCACACAGTAGACAGTGAGCAGCATGGCATGGGCCCGGGAAGGCCAGGTGGGCAGAGGGCATCGGGTTGCTCACTGGCTGAATGAAGCTGGTCTCTGTAGATGGCTCAGCTGCTCCTCACGACTTGGTGTCTTGTTTAGGTTCATTCACCTCTCAAGGAGGTGCAGCTACTCACCGGTCTGGGTGACCACCCACCAGCCTCAGTGCCTGCTGCTTGGCCTCGTGGAACCTTGAGGGGACACGTGTGTTCTGAAGTCCATTTGTATGTGTGCTGCTTGGAACTTAGAATGCCTGTTCCCATAGAAACAAAGTCACTTGAGTCCATTCGGTTCCAAGGCTAGCCCTTCAAAGCCTATTTAACCCATGGTCTGAAAAAGATTGTTTCAGCGTTTCCTAAACAACGTATTAACATTTTGTTCTTTGAGAATTGTGTTCTGTGTACTTTTACTTATCCCCCAAACAGTGAGTGCTTGTTTCCTACATGGGAAGTATCAGGCTATGTGCTTGgtataaaaaaagatacatcagACTTGGTGCGTTCCCTTGAGGGTCTCACATTCTAGGGATAGATTGATGGTAAATCACAATACCGGAGGTAAGTACTTTGCAGACGTGTTCAGCATGCTGAGGGATGTCTTTAGAGAGAGGAGACAGGTGGTTGTTGAAGGATGAGCATTTCCCATGTGGAAAGTGGTGAGAGTCACTCAAGACAAAAAGAATTGTATGTGTAAAGCAAGAAATCATGACAAGGCCTGTTATTTCCAGAGAAATGTGAGACATTAAATGTCTTAATAGGATAAATCTGTACATGAATTCGAATGGCAGGATATGAAGCTGGAAAAAATTCATTGGAGCCAAGTTATAAGGAGTCACATATGAGCCCAAGGAGTTTAAATATTATCAATAAGCAAgaatcctcccctccccacccttcccccccagagggagagaaaaaagagaaaaggaaggaaatggaagagATTTGAAGCAGGTCTTTGcgatgtttatttgttttatttaattgatttaaggAAGAGGTTTCTCACAACAAATGGAAGACATGCGATTTGGCAGGAGGGCCAGGTAGAGGCTTTCTCAACGGCTCAAAGAGGGAGCTCTTGCTAGAATACGAAAATGTAAGAGGCAGTGGAGAATTAAAGTGTTTCTTGAGTAGAATGGACAGGATATGTTTACCCGTTGGATCTGGGGAGCAGAATTGTGTGGAAAACACAGAGGGTCTCTAAAATAAGAGACTGGTTAGAAATAGGCTATTACCTTGAATGGATGAGTGAGAGGAACCTTGAGGAGACCAATCTGACATCTATTCTGTAGTAAAATGCATGGTGGATGCCACACTGGAGGCCAGATTTGCCTCGCTCCCTGACCCTAGGGCACAGCCCTGCCCCATACCAGAGTGGAGGCTCAAAGGCAAGGGTAACGTGGTGCCTCAGGGCAAAAGGAAATCGGCTAGGAATCCTTGAGTGCcagttctttttctttagatttcacAATGTGTTTTGCCCTGTAAAGAGGTCATGTTTTCCTAGCTTGGTCTTCCCAAGTGTATTTTCTTATGAACCAAAAGGTAGTCAACATCCTCTGCCTCATCCCCTCTCCTTATTTCAAGTCTTGTCAGAAGACCTGCACTATTACTTAGAGAAAGATGTTGCATCAGTCTAAAGAATTTAGGGGGGGGCGGGCAGGTGTCCCTGTTTCTCATGTGTTTGTCTCAGATGGAGGACTATATTTCACTCATTGCTCTAATTATCCTAATGTTTCATACTCATATTCATTTATGTTTGGAATGTTGactgaatgcctactgtgtgtgAAGCATGTGCAAAGCTTTGGGGATGCACATGATAATGTTAAATACAGGCTGTGTTCTTAAAGGAGTGCAGTCTAAAATAgaggacacatacacacacacacacacacacacacacacacacacaaatcaggtGTTTAAAAAAGTACCATGGAATCTGGCAGAATGTGGGAGAAATTAATAATATATGCAGAACAAATGCAGAATATGGAGAGGACTGTtgggcagggaaggcttcctgaaagaGTTGGACTTAGAAAGATGACAAGTCAGTCATGTAGGGGTGGGCTGTGGTGGAGGGCAAGGCTGAGGAGAAGACTGCCTGACTTAGAGCCTTTAACAGGAAAGGCAGCACTTCATGATAAGgaggattttattaaaatttaagggaaaaaaaactagCATCATAATATTCTTGTAGAAAATTATGAATTATTTAGAACTATCTTTCACTATTTATAGAGATGGATGGCCCTTTGGCCCAACAATATTAAGTCAATAATTTTCTTCTGCAGTTCTTAGTGTCCTCATCAGACATCAGTAGTGGTTTCCTCTGAGTTTGGGAACAACTATAAGGTGAGACATGTTCATATGCAAATTACTCTGCTAAGGAGCAGATGAGAAGTTGGTAGGGCTTACATTCCACATTCCTTTCCCCCTACCCCAATCAGCTTCAGACAATGTTTCTTAAAATCTTAATAAGTTAGGGAGATAATACtagggtttttgtctttttaagcagtgaataaaattatttttgtagaataaggtgtttttttttggcAAAGCAGGTATTCAGGATTCACATCAAAAGCAGCTAGCAACTTTTTTCATGTTACCATTGCCTTCATACTGAACATAATTAAGTTTTattcattatgttttattatCTTGTTGTAATTCTTTACTTTTGGTGGCATTTTGCATTTATGTGCCTTTTACTATTTTACCCTTTACTGAGAACACACAGTGGAAAGCAAAGAGACTCAAGGTCTGGCCAATTAACTGTCATCATTCCATAGATCACAGGATGTCAGGATTGGCAGGGAGCCTTCGGATTCTGTGGTCCACTCAACCATCCAGATCTTAAACCTCTGTTGCAATTTGCAACAGAGGTTTAAGCCTGGAATCTGAAAAGATAAATACAGCCTCCTGGGGCTTTTTAGTACTTCATTTTGTatgttctttgattttttcattttactcAGTATTATTGGTGATTCAAATACCATATGTATAATTCTCTTAcctcaaaattttaattaaaaacctcTTTTAATTATGTAATAAATGGGGGATCATTGGGATATATAAAGATACTCCTAAATGTAAAACGTTCTTATACCTTAAATCCTTATTGCACAGACCACTTGGAAATGGGAGGTCTGAATTATCTAGGGGTACTAATCTGGGTAACTGAAGGTTATTGCAACTCTTTCTTTACGAGTTTTTGTGAAGTATATACTCTTACTTTTCTTCCTTGGTAAGTACAATGTAGGAACATAATTGAATCTTTCTTTGATAAGTGAGACATCTGCAAGGTCTCAGGGCTATCACTCAGAAAATCAATTCTCATTGTATAGTCTAAATACccataaaatagaaaagatgacACTTATTTCATACTGGCCAAGTAAATAaccccaaaattattttttgaagtaaatccACAATAATACCTTTTATAATTTGCTTCTTTATAAAAACTCAGTGCAGCAAAAATCCAGATAATTAATGGTTCCACTTAGTACAGTGAGTTGATGTTTAAAGTACCATCTCTTGCTTTACAGAGCAAAACAAATGTCttttatctgaaaaaataatataactaCATGAATGTCATTATGTAGTGTATACAATAATTAAACCACATTAAGCAAATATATTAGCTTGCTGTATTttgattctttcctttaaatacatgcctggtgttactttaaaaataaagtgtaattGAGACTTATTAAAACAGTTAAATCATCACTTGAGATTTTCAGTGCCATTTAGGGAAAGATACAGAATTTTTAAAGCTGTATTCATAGGCTGAACTACTAAGTTTCCCACTGTATTCATAGGTTAAACAACTAACTTCCCGCTGTTTTTCTGTTTGCAATACAATACATTGTGCCAGAACTGCCACTAAtgaataacatttatttcttcagGTAGTTAATCATTTAATAGACACGTTAAAAATGCTCTGATGGAAGTTAAAGCTTTTTATTACTTTGTTTGGAGGTTTCCCCTATTAAAAAAGTTTAGTATTGCCCATTTTTGAAGCTTAAAGACCATGATAAGTCctcttaaatatataaacatatgtaatTGAAGAAACTCATGAGACCTGAGAAATTAGTCTGCTGGGAACTCAGCTAGTGGTTTTTCTTtattgtaagaaaaataaagaatatgaacAGAAGACCCACACATGcctgcacacatgtgcacacacacacacatgcgtggagagagagagcaagcgcACACTCAGGATATGTTTTCAATTACTTTGAGAATGCAATGAAGATGATGTCACTTTTCATCAGGGAGTATTTTTATCGTGcctttatttattactttattttatagattatcaTTTTAACAACTTATCATAAAAAGAGATGCATTTTAAGGTATACACTGCATATTCAAAGTAATATAATCTCTTGATAACTTTTAATGTTTTCAATATATATACTTTCCATGTCtaaatatacatgtgtgtgtattttcattttaaagaaagtttgCTGCTATGATTTTGTACTTTATGGTCCCTTCCAATGtcttaagaatataaaaaatattctgaTCTATGGGATGCCCACCTTGTTTATTGAAGGTTTGAAGATTACTTATAATTTGTGAGGGAAACATTTATAGGTTAAATAAATTTAGTGtaacaaattaaaaacaggatAAAAACAATTTATAACTTTGTGGGTTGATAATTACGTTTCTTAACTTTCAGTGTACCTTAGATAAggaatgtatttattttcctattcCTGCTGTGAGAGTAGCCATATAACACAAAATAGTAGCAGAAATGATAATAGGGCCTTATGTTTCGAATTCAGCTGTGACTGAGGAAAATTATTCAAACcactttttatcattttcttgtttatagTAACTTGTAATCAGCTCACCTCAAAAACACTGTCACGATAGTTTAGAAATACCAGTGGGATctatttataatttcaaatacaCTTTAATAATTCTATCAATAATTTACTTGTGGTTTCTATACTTTTCTGCTTTGTCCTTCCTGTGAGAAGGACAAAGCAGTCCTAGTGAGAAACCAGTGGAAGTGTCTTGGCTTGGTCCAattagttataaaaaaaaatgtttttggaaagTTACAGATTTGTTTAACTAGTTAAGTTTTCTGCCACTTGGAGATGAGCTCAGAAACATGTTAATAATTTctcatagtaaatatttaatgacCACTTCCTATGAGCAAATCAGTGGACGAGTAGGGGCTTTGAGGACAGAAAGATGAATAGGAGTCACTTTCCTCCAAAGAACAAGATACCTCCTAGGCCAGATAAGACTCAAGCACTTTGAATCATTTTATGTAACAGAAATTAGTAAGAGTCGTGATAGATGTATAAATAAGATGCTGTGCTTGCTCAGAGGAGGTAGAGGTTACTTGTTTGGGTGAGGGGTGCAGGGAGTGAGTAGGACTATGCAGAAAGCTCACTGGTGAAAGTGCTACTGAGTTCAACCTGGAAGTATGATTTGGTCACAGCCATAGTTAAATTTTACCCCCTGGGTTTGGAGGAACAATCCTTTCCTTGATGTGTCATACCACACACTTGACTCCTTTCTCCTCTTACACACATACATTTTACTGttcattttgtttccttgtaGATGCTATCATCAAATGGATGCAGTAGAATAGTAGGGTTGGTACAGGGAAGGAATAATAGTCTAGCCTTCTCCCTGAACCCTAGCATTCACACAGGCACCCACACAGACAAACAGAATGAATGCCCATGTTTGTTTCTGTACAGAGCCTGGCTGGTTAAGCTAAGAGACAGTCTTTATCAGGAGGAAAAGCCTATGCAGTGCCTGGATTGAAATCTGCATAGGTCTTGTTCTCAGTTCACCTTCATCTGCTTTAGAGTTAGTGAAGATTCCTTCAGGACTTTGGCATTGCCTTGCCTATCAGTCTTAGATTGTTACTGTCTAGCCTGTGGagatattttattagaaaatgtgTAGCGGCTGCATCAGGAATTTCCAAATGTCCTTGTAAGTGCTTTCAGTGTGAGTGTATGTGATTAGTGaatattatactttaatttttaaaaaggtgttgATAATACTACACATGTATGGATAATACAGGGCAAAACATTCTGAAAGTAACCAGTTTTTGCATTGTCCACATATATTCACTTCTGACACATGAGACATCTAACCCCAGGGCACAGAGTAATTAGCATGCAGTCCAAACAGGAAGGGTCTGAAGAGGCCTCCAGCCACCAGCCATGCCCCCACAAAAGCCAGTAATGTGACAGGTCACTTCATTTATTGTGACACTTTGGGTCAGATAGAATGGATGTATGTTTCCTGATACAAGAGAGGTATATtgaaaagatctcaaataaataaagaagcccATTGTACCACAACAACACGGTCATTTGGATATTTTATGAATTATATGCATGATAGGTGATGTTTCTACAACTGTCTTATACAAGACAAAATTTCCAGGTTGTTTATGTAGCTTTCTCTATTCTAAACAGCAGCTGAGTTAATTGATCACCATGGTAATTAGCATGGCTAAAACCCATCTGTCTGTAGAATTTAATTGTATTCTAACCATGAAAATGAGAAAGCCTGATAAACAAAagcttcaattgaaaaaaaaaacagcaaacaaaagagaaatcaacTCACCTATTTTGCTCAGATAAATTAAATTTAGCAGCCTAGATACAAGGAGAATTCTTTCTTAGGCCATCTAAATGATATCAGATCCAGAGAATTTTCCTTCTTATTATCAGAATGGTTTGGGAGTGTTAATGTCTCCGTGGGCTATCTCTCTATTCTGAGAGTCATGAAACTCCCAGGCTTGTCCTCTATTCCATTGTCATTTCCATTCCACTTATGAATATTCTGTTTCACTCAGCTCATAAAATGTGCTTAACTGCTGATATGCTTTTGTTTACTCATATATTGGTAGAATATTTCAGTGCTGCTTATTCACAGAACATGAATAGTCTCTCTTTGGAGGCCTCCAAAGGACACGTACTAATCAGAGAAACCACATATCCTGGCTTTCAAAATAAGAGACCCAATTTCAGATGTTGAAGGGAAAGAAGATAggatcattgatttttttttttttctttacaaactaTAAATGAAATGGAACAGAAATGTCTTTGGACACCCTAACAAAACTTATTGAGTTTTGAgtcttatttttctgtatttccttatttttctacaAAACAACCTAAATTACTATTAATCTTAAACAAAGACATGGTTTGATTTCACGTTCTTACTTCAGTGTGTTTCATCTAGAATGTAGAATTGTGGTGAGCCCTTCATGCCTGTGACTAAGAGACACTAGACCAAATGTTAAGGATAACTCATAAATTACTGCTTCTACAACATAAAATATACTGGCATTAGATTGACATCAAAAAGTGGAGCCCCACTGAAGTCATGGTTTCTGCTACTAAGATTGTGCTCTCAGACTATGTctttagagaaaaattt from Eubalaena glacialis isolate mEubGla1 chromosome 10, mEubGla1.1.hap2.+ XY, whole genome shotgun sequence harbors:
- the DDI1 gene encoding protein DDI1 homolog 1 gives rise to the protein MLLTVYCVRRDLSEATFSLQVSPDFELHNFRVLCELESGIPAEEIQIVYTERLLADDHCSLGSYGLKDGDVVVLLQKENVGPRPPGQTSSLPQSDFTGTAVPGTSSSRQHHQHQQAQSAQQSQGLDSGKKMTSAQGLDSPALIRSMLLSNPHDLSLLKECNPALAEALLSRNLETFSQVLMEQQRERSLREQERLSLYSADPFDLEAQAKIEEEIRLQNIEENMNIAMEEVPESFGQVAMLYINCKVNGHPLKAFVDSGAQMTIMSQACAERCNIIRLVDRRWAGIAKGVGMQRIIGRVHLAQIQIEGDFLQCSFSILEEQPMDMLLGLDMLKRHQCSIDLKKNVLVIGTTGTQTYFLPEGELPPCAKLVSETGQDESSDKEIADTIKHSVMDSGRKKH